The following coding sequences are from one Cygnus olor isolate bCygOlo1 chromosome 2, bCygOlo1.pri.v2, whole genome shotgun sequence window:
- the ABITRAM gene encoding protein Abitram, with amino-acid sequence MAAGRAGGGGAARYFTRWYKPDVKGRPCEDFCVLQHSNRICVITLAEAHPLLQNGKTIKSINYQISPNCSRLQNKVSGKSKRGAQFLTELAPLCRISSTDGEEYTIYSCIRGRLIEVNENILSNPAILQEKPSTEGYIAVVLPKFEESKSITQGLLTQEEYEEVLLKRHNNSA; translated from the exons atggcggcggggcgggcgggcggcggcggggcggcgcggtACTTCACCCGCTGGTACAAGCCAG ACGTGAAGGGGCGGCCGTGCGAGGACTTCTGCGTGCTGCAGCACTCCAACAG AATCTGCGTCATCACCTTGGCAGAAGCCCACCCTCttcttcaaaatggaaaaacaattaaaagtaTTAATTACCAAATCAGCCCCAACTGTAGCAGACTTCAGAATAAGGTCTCTGGGAAGTCAAAAAGG ggAGCTCAGTTTTTAACAGAACTTGCCCCACTGTGCAGGATATCCTCAACAGATGGAGAAGAGTACACCATTTATAG TTGTATACGAGGGCGACTGATAGAAGTGAATGAAAACATTCTTAGCAATCCAGCTATTTTGCAAGAGAAG CCATCAACTGAGGGATACATTGCAGTGGTTCTACCCAAATTTGAAGAGAGCAAGAGTATAACTCAGGGACTTCTGACGCAGGAGGAATACGAGGAAGTTTTGTTGAAACGTCATAATAATTCTGCATGA